A genomic stretch from Primulina huaijiensis isolate GDHJ02 chromosome 14, ASM1229523v2, whole genome shotgun sequence includes:
- the LOC140958008 gene encoding secreted RxLR effector protein 161-like, with protein MYAQICTRPNIAYVTGMLGRYLSNPGVEHWKAVKRVLRYLQRTKDYMLIYRRLYQLEIIGYTDSDFAGCQDSMKSTSGYIYLLAGGAISWKSAKQFLIASSTMAAEFVACYEASNHGI; from the coding sequence ATGTATGCTCAGATTTGTACACGTCCAAATATTGCGTACGTGACAGGAATGTTGGGACGATATTTAAGTAATCCGGGAGTTGAACATTGGAAAGCGGTCAAAAGGGTTTTACGGTACCTACAGAGAACAAAAGATTACATGCTCATATATCGGAGGTTATATCAGCTTGAGATCATTGGGTATACTGACTCCGATTTTGCTGGATGCCAAGATAGTATGAAATCTACGTCGGGGTACATCTATCTCCTTGCTGGAGGTGCCATTTCCTGGAAGAGTGCTAAACAGTTTCTTATAGCTTCTTCCACCATGGCAGCTGAGTTTGTAGCGTGTTATGAGGCATCCAATCATGGAATATGA